From the genome of Methanomassiliicoccus sp.:
CTCGGATGGGGAAAAAGACAAGGTTTTCGTATCTGTATCGATCTAGCCTCCTGCGTGTGGGGTAATCCAGCGAGACAAGGAAGTATATTGGCTAATCAGTAAGATGTCGTCATGTCCACCTTCCCTGCCTTCCTCGCCATGCGGTCAGCGAACCAGAAGATGAGGAGAGAGAGCCCGAGGAACGCCAAGGCGGAGATGGCCAGAAGCAGAAGGATCACTAGATTAGAGAACTCCCCCAGGCCGCTTATGGACTCTATGCCTCCCCCGGGGTACAGGGACCTCCTCACCAGCTCCAGCCAGTAGGTGATGGGGATGGCCATCCCGATAGTTTGACCCCATGATGGCAGCACGGTCAAAGGGAACAGCGTGCCGCAGAAAAGGTAGAAGACGCCGCCTATCCCCTCATTGATCCCGGTGCTGTGCTTAGCAGTTAGGAAGGTTATCCCCGCCAGGGCGATGCCTATCGACAGTATGCATCCCAGACCTATCACCATAGAGAGGGCGAACAGCGGCCAGTCCACCCGCAGCAGGTCGACGGGGAGCTTCAGTACCAGCAGCCCAAAGGCCATCGATATGATCGCGGACATGCTGGTGAGGACCACCTTGCTGAGGGACCGCCCGATGATGTACACATGTAGGGAGATGGGGGCGATGTATATCTGCCTCAGCGTCTGATAGTGCTCCCTATCCTCCATAATAACGTAGGTGGCGCCCAAGAGCACCTGGGCCACGAACATGAAGAACACCGCCCCCAAGTAGGTGTAGGTGAACATCAGGGGGTCGTTGGCGACGCCCTGCTTTACCACCAGGAACATCACCACCAATATGAGGGTGGCCGCGATGGGCCGGGCGATGGAATATATGATGAACAGCCACGGCCTTGTCCAGTTCGATTCCATCTGCCAGCCCAGCCACGCCGCCTGGCGCAGGGTGCGAAGGTGGGAGGTCATTGCCATCGCAAGGTCAACCTCCCTTCCTTCCGGCCCAGCCCCTCCATGTACTCCAGCGACCACCGGGCCAATATCAGGAACGCCACTGCCAGGACGGCAAGTATGGCCAGCTCCCAAACGACCGGCATAAGGCCGTTGGCAACAGGTCCGAAGAGCAACTGGCGCATGGCGTCCAACCCCAAGGTTATGGGTATCACTGCCGCGATCAGGCTTACCCAGGGCCCCAGAGCCTTGACCGGGAAGTAGAAGCCGGAGACGAGGTAGATCGGCTCCTGCAGGAGGTTGGAGATGTTCCATGCATCCCTACCATACAGCATGAAGAGGGAGGCGAACATCATGCCCATACCATAGATGGCGATGAGGGTCACCAGGAACACCGCCACCAGCAGCAGGGGGTCGACCACCACCATGTTGACGTTGAAGAGCAGGATCCCTATCAAGAGGGTGGACAGAGCACGTATGCCTGCGGCGAACATGCCTCCCAAGGCCATTCCCGCGAGCAGGGCCATGCGCGACATAGGAGTCACCAGGAACAGCTGCAGGTTGCCTGTCTCCTTCTCCCAGTACAATTGGGCCGCCATCCCCCATAGGACGTTGAGCCAGAAGGCCGTCATGGCTCCGCCGAGGACGACGAAGCCTTCGAACGCGGGATCAGCGCCCAGGGCCCGATAGTAGAAGATATATGCGGCAATGCCCAGGAGCGGGAGTAGAACGTCGAAGAAGGTCCATGAAGGTTCCCTGATGGCCCCGATCGCTCGAGGATAGGCGCGACCGAGGGCGGCTCGAACGTTCAGCAACCAGGCGACTACTCCAACCCCCTCCCCACCAGCTTTATGAACACGTCCTCCAGGGTGGGCTCGCTCTTGTTGAGGCCTAGCACCTTTCCTCCGCCGGCACTCACAGAGGATATGATGTCGGATATGGCGGACTCGTCCTCGACGACCAGCTTGATCCTTAAGCCCTCCTTCATGAGCTCCGCGCTCACTCCCTTGACGCCGCCGATGGTGGAGATGACCGAGCTGTCGAAATGGGTGGTATCGAGAACGAAGGTCGAGTCCCTGTTCATCCTCCTCTTCAGCCCTTCGGGGGAGTCGCAGGCGAGGATGGTGCCTTGATCGATGATGGCCACGCGGTCGCACAGCTCTTCTGCTTCCCTCATGTAGTGAGTGGTGAGGAGAAGGGTCCTGTCCTTCTGTGAGCGCACCCACGTGCGGATATAGTCCCTTATGGCCCGGCTGGTTTGAACATCAAGACCCAGCGTCGGCTCGTCCAGGAAAATGAGCCGGGGGTCGGTGACGAAGCCCCGGATGATGTTCATGCGCTGTCTCTGCCCGGTGGAGATGGTCCTCACCTTGACATCGGCCTTGTCCTCCAGCCCGAAGGCGTGCATGAGGGCGTCGATACGCTCGTTCGCCACCTTCCCAGGGATCCCGTAGAACTGGGAGAACATCCACAGGTTCTCTCGTACCGTCAAAAGTCCGTAACCGGAGATCTCACCCCCCGACACCATGTTGATCAGGGGCCTTATCTTCGAGGTCTCCTTGGCAACGTCGTACCCCAGGACCTTGGCCGACCCCTTGGAGGGCAACAGTAGCGTGCACAATATCTTGATGAGCGTGGTCTTCCCCGCTCCATTGGGTCCCAGGAGGCCGAACAGCTCCCCCTCTTCGACCTTCATGGTGACGTTGTCCAGGGCCACTACGGGGCTCTTACCGACAAAAATCCGGGAAAGATCCGTCACCTCAACGGCAGGGGCCATATTGCCCGGCCCACAATCTTGTTAATAGAAAAAGGTATCGTACGGACTACTTTTCCATATGTTGCCAGTACGTCGTGACGTACCCAGCGATGCGGTTTCTCATCATTATGCTTTCGACATTGGTCAGCTTGGATACCAGAACCTTGTTGTTCTCGAAGTCTGCGTTGAATACCGTGGGATACTTCTGTACAAGCTCGAGAGCGATCCTTTTGATGTAATTGGGGCGAATGTTTCCCATGAATGTCACCTTAGGCAGCAAGGCGGTTAGGCGGAGTCCCTATTTAACCCTTTTCAGTGTGATATGCATTCCCAAGGCCTTCAAAGCTAGTGATATTTGAAGTGGCCAGTGGTCGAGGGTCAGGGGACAAGGTTCTCCATTTCCAATTGACCTAGTAAAAGGCCCTTAGGATTAAGGACCGAGATGAGGATATTGGTCCTGATGCCCGATGCGCAAGGTACATAAGATAACTATCGAAAAGGAGGAGAGGGAACGCCTGGTCTCGAAGATCAAGTCCTACTTCCTGAACGTCAGAGAGGAGGAGATAGGAGACCTCGCTGCCGGCCTTCTCCTGGACTTCATAATTGATGAGTTGGCCCCAACGTTCTACAACCAGGGGGTCCGCGATTCGTACAGCTTTATGAACGAGAGGGTCGAGGACCTGCTGAACATCGAAAAATGAGCTAGGTGTACAACTCTCCAGGATTCTCGACACTGAAGAGCCTGCAGGTGTGTTTAGGCCATCACAGAGCCCGAAGTTCCTTGCGAGGCTTCCCGCAAGACATCTTCCCCTCGGAGCATTTGCCCCTGGAGATGCAGGGCGGTCCGGCGTTCCTGAATATAAGGGGTGACACCTCCCTCACCAGGAAGAGCATCTGGTCGGCGACCTCGCGTATCTCTTCTTGAGCTCTCCGGC
Proteins encoded in this window:
- a CDS encoding ABC transporter permease produces the protein MAMTSHLRTLRQAAWLGWQMESNWTRPWLFIIYSIARPIAATLILVVMFLVVKQGVANDPLMFTYTYLGAVFFMFVAQVLLGATYVIMEDREHYQTLRQIYIAPISLHVYIIGRSLSKVVLTSMSAIISMAFGLLVLKLPVDLLRVDWPLFALSMVIGLGCILSIGIALAGITFLTAKHSTGINEGIGGVFYLFCGTLFPLTVLPSWGQTIGMAIPITYWLELVRRSLYPGGGIESISGLGEFSNLVILLLLAISALAFLGLSLLIFWFADRMARKAGKVDMTTSY
- a CDS encoding ABC transporter permease, encoding MLNVRAALGRAYPRAIGAIREPSWTFFDVLLPLLGIAAYIFYYRALGADPAFEGFVVLGGAMTAFWLNVLWGMAAQLYWEKETGNLQLFLVTPMSRMALLAGMALGGMFAAGIRALSTLLIGILLFNVNMVVVDPLLLVAVFLVTLIAIYGMGMMFASLFMLYGRDAWNISNLLQEPIYLVSGFYFPVKALGPWVSLIAAVIPITLGLDAMRQLLFGPVANGLMPVVWELAILAVLAVAFLILARWSLEYMEGLGRKEGRLTLRWQ
- a CDS encoding ABC transporter ATP-binding protein, whose product is MAPAVEVTDLSRIFVGKSPVVALDNVTMKVEEGELFGLLGPNGAGKTTLIKILCTLLLPSKGSAKVLGYDVAKETSKIRPLINMVSGGEISGYGLLTVRENLWMFSQFYGIPGKVANERIDALMHAFGLEDKADVKVRTISTGQRQRMNIIRGFVTDPRLIFLDEPTLGLDVQTSRAIRDYIRTWVRSQKDRTLLLTTHYMREAEELCDRVAIIDQGTILACDSPEGLKRRMNRDSTFVLDTTHFDSSVISTIGGVKGVSAELMKEGLRIKLVVEDESAISDIISSVSAGGGKVLGLNKSEPTLEDVFIKLVGRGLE
- a CDS encoding 30S ribosomal protein S17e is translated as MGNIRPNYIKRIALELVQKYPTVFNADFENNKVLVSKLTNVESIMMRNRIAGYVTTYWQHMEK
- a CDS encoding DUF2164 domain-containing protein, translated to MRKVHKITIEKEERERLVSKIKSYFLNVREEEIGDLAAGLLLDFIIDELAPTFYNQGVRDSYSFMNERVEDLLNIEK